One stretch of Harmonia axyridis chromosome 1, icHarAxyr1.1, whole genome shotgun sequence DNA includes these proteins:
- the LOC123685211 gene encoding JNK1/MAPK8-associated membrane protein → MDTQSISTMKKYDPCPGWYCGRQLLENNELSECASCPRGYRRNETTFLCMPCTDSPTFYDWLYLGFIVIFLLILHWFFIDMVSMRRSFSKQGLILHMTATFEVFISSILSLLIVHPFGSLEIKSCSVRSLADWYTLLHNPNPYYTETVHCTQEAVYPMYSIVCLFYTLNLTCMLLLRPWVCKKVLLSRSTMSIYAAMYYLPILGVSHALIGGLLYYAFPYLIVVMSVISCAVHFAFTINQTIFSLVTTTLYSPRNVIILLGHWCLHAYGIISITEFVDPLFHSLLILLVPFPTLFYIFTARFTNPKKFDKS, encoded by the exons ATGGATACTCAGTCAATCtctacaatgaaaaaatatgatcCCTGTCCTGGGTGGTATTGTGGTAGAcaattattggaaaataatgaattaagtGAATGTGCGTCTTGCCCTAGAGGttacagaagaaacgaaacaacaTTTTTATGTATGCCATGTACAGATTCCCCAACTTTTTATGATTGGTTATATTTAGGATTcatagtaatttttttattgatattacaTTGGTTTTTCATTGATATGGTATCAATGCGTAGGAG TTTCAGCAAACAGGGTCTGATTCTTCATATGACTGCAACCTTCGAAGTTTTTATTTCCAGTATTCTCTCGCTTCTTATTGTGCATCCTTTTGGAAGTCTTGAAATCAAAAGTTGTTCGGTTAGATCTCTGGCAGATTGGTATACACTCTTGCATAATCCAAATCCTTACTATACAGAAACAGTTCATTGTACTCAAGAGGCAGTATATCCTAT GTATTCTATTGTATGTTTGTTTTACACATTGAATCTAACCTGCATGCTATTGCTGCGTCCTTGGGTTTGCAAAAAAGTTCTTCTTAGTAGAAGCACAATGTCCATCTATGCAGCCATGTACTACTTACCAATTCTAGGAGTTTCACATGCTCTTATCGGAGGTCTTTTAT attATGCTTTTCCTTATTTGATTGTGGTTATGTCTGTAATATCCTGTGCAGTCCATTTTGCATTTACTATCAATCAAACCATTTTCTCTTTGGTAACAACAACACTATATAGCCCAAGAAATGTGATTATTCTTTTAGGACATTGGTGTTTACATGCGTatggaataatttcaatcaCAGAGTTTGTGGATCCTTTGTTTCAttctttgttgattttattagtTCCTTTTCCCACATTGTTCTATATATTCACAGCAAGATTTACCAATccaaaaaaatttgacaaaagCTAA
- the LOC123685177 gene encoding protein lifeguard 2-like isoform X1 has protein sequence MEMTRNKTLERKEDVILRNQMMESQPNSRKPKRFFFTSKTNGIDTAEHLESMGKHVDEPVDSNQPPEYQQRYYRQQVVAGQPVYQYGPPPPVQGGRTEVVRSGRETAMAREERRGPGGGNPSFFAYGNDDDSDRVFMFNTVEVRNRFVHKVYKLLTIQLLITFGFVFLAIHVDAIRDFLLRNFLLQILVMCSTIILVIAIVCCESVRKTFPCNIIALGILTLLYAYILANVSCYYDTIAVYMATGTTAIVCFLVSVLACQMKWDITKCGCMLYVLLIGLMIYGMICTLMIFFVDPESFKILHLVYSGLGLAIFILYLMFDTQLIMGGRYMELSPEEYILGALKLYIDIFMIFQFLLALFRQ, from the exons ATGGAAATGACAAGGAACAAAACTCTTGAACGAAAGGAAGACGTGATACTAAGAAACCAAATGATGGAAAGTCAGCCAAATTCAAGAAAAccgaaaagattttttttcacatcTAAAACTAATGGAATCGATACAGCAG AACACCTGGAAAGCATGGGAAAACATGTCGATGAGCCGGTGGATTCCAACCAACCACCCGAATATCAACAGCGGTACTACAGACAACAAGTTGTAGCCGGTCAGCCAGTTTACCAATATGGGCCACCCCCACCAGTACAGGGGGGGAGAACGGAAGTTGTCCGTTCGGGAAGGGAAACGGCAATGGCTAGAGAAGAACGTCGAGGCCCGGGCGGTGGTAATCCAAGTTTCTTCGCTTATGGAAATGATGATGATAGCGACAGAGTATTTATGTTCAATACGGTTGAAGTGAGAAATCGTTTTGTTCATAAG gtttacAAACTGCTCACAATCCAACTATTAATCACGTTTGGATTTGTTTTTCTGGCCATTCATGTCGATGCCATAAGGGATTTCTTACTACGTAACTTCCTGTTGCAGATACTTGTGATGTGTTCGACCATAATTCTCGTTATTGCTATAGTGTGCTGTGAGAGCGTTAGGAAAACATTTCCCTGTAACATAATTGCGCTTGGAATTCTGACTCTTCTTTATGCATACATATTAGCAAATGTTTCTTGCTATTACGACACTATAGCC GTATACATGGCCACTGGCACAACAGCAATAGTTTGTTTTCTAGTGTCAGTACTGGCATGTCAAATGAAATGGGACATCACTAAATGTGGATGCATGTTGTACGTTTTGCTCATCGGTTTGATGATCTATGGGATGATATGTACCTTAATGATATTTTTCGTAGATCCTGAAAGTTTCAAAATATTGCACTTGGTTTACAGTGGCTTGGGGTTAGCTATATTCATTCTTTACTTGATGTTTGACACCCAACTAATAATGGGAGGTCGATATATGGAGTTATCACCTGAAGAGTATATATTAGGGGCATTAAAGCTTTACATagatatatttatgatatttcaGTTCTTATTGGCGCTGTTCAGACAATAA
- the LOC123685177 gene encoding protein lifeguard 2-like isoform X2: MEMTRNKTLERKEDVILRNQMMESQPNSRKPKRFFFTSKTNGIDTAEHLESMGKHVDEPVDSNQPPEYQQRYYRQQVVAGQPVYQYGPPPPVQGGRTEVVRSGRETAMAREERRGPGGGNPSFFAYGNDDDSDRVFMFNTVEVRNRFVHKVYKLLTIQLLITFGFVFLAIHVDAIRDFLLRNFLLQILVMCSTIILVIAIVCCESVRKTFPCNIIALGILTLLYAYILANVSCYYDTIAVYMATGTTAIVCFLVSVLACQMKWDITKCGCMLS, from the exons ATGGAAATGACAAGGAACAAAACTCTTGAACGAAAGGAAGACGTGATACTAAGAAACCAAATGATGGAAAGTCAGCCAAATTCAAGAAAAccgaaaagattttttttcacatcTAAAACTAATGGAATCGATACAGCAG AACACCTGGAAAGCATGGGAAAACATGTCGATGAGCCGGTGGATTCCAACCAACCACCCGAATATCAACAGCGGTACTACAGACAACAAGTTGTAGCCGGTCAGCCAGTTTACCAATATGGGCCACCCCCACCAGTACAGGGGGGGAGAACGGAAGTTGTCCGTTCGGGAAGGGAAACGGCAATGGCTAGAGAAGAACGTCGAGGCCCGGGCGGTGGTAATCCAAGTTTCTTCGCTTATGGAAATGATGATGATAGCGACAGAGTATTTATGTTCAATACGGTTGAAGTGAGAAATCGTTTTGTTCATAAG gtttacAAACTGCTCACAATCCAACTATTAATCACGTTTGGATTTGTTTTTCTGGCCATTCATGTCGATGCCATAAGGGATTTCTTACTACGTAACTTCCTGTTGCAGATACTTGTGATGTGTTCGACCATAATTCTCGTTATTGCTATAGTGTGCTGTGAGAGCGTTAGGAAAACATTTCCCTGTAACATAATTGCGCTTGGAATTCTGACTCTTCTTTATGCATACATATTAGCAAATGTTTCTTGCTATTACGACACTATAGCC GTATACATGGCCACTGGCACAACAGCAATAGTTTGTTTTCTAGTGTCAGTACTGGCATGTCAAATGAAATGGGACATCACTAAATGTGGATGCATGTT ATCCTGA